A portion of the Thermosediminibacter oceani DSM 16646 genome contains these proteins:
- the nagB gene encoding glucosamine-6-phosphate deaminase — protein MKIIVAGDYQEMSRIAANIIAEEIKKKPDLVLGLATGSTPLGTYRELVRMYKEGKLDFSRVITFNLDEYYGLSPDDKRSYHYYMYRNFFDHVNVRPENIHIPDGTARDVEEECLRYDEEIKKCGGIDLQLLGIGVNGHIGFNEPGDELLTATHLTDLAPDTLAANARFFGSIDEVPRKAITVGLGTIIQAKKILLLASGPEKAAIMAELLDDDAVSTRVPASFLLLHRDVTVVMDKDAAAKKR, from the coding sequence ATGAAAATTATCGTCGCCGGGGACTATCAGGAGATGAGCAGGATTGCGGCTAACATAATAGCGGAGGAAATCAAAAAAAAGCCGGACCTGGTGCTGGGCCTTGCTACGGGGAGCACGCCACTCGGCACCTACAGGGAACTGGTGCGAATGTATAAAGAAGGAAAACTCGACTTTTCCCGGGTAATAACCTTCAACCTGGACGAATACTACGGCCTTTCGCCCGATGATAAAAGGAGCTACCACTACTACATGTACAGGAACTTCTTCGACCACGTAAACGTAAGGCCGGAAAACATCCATATTCCCGACGGAACGGCCCGGGACGTGGAGGAAGAATGCCTAAGATACGACGAAGAAATAAAAAAGTGTGGCGGAATCGACCTGCAGCTTCTCGGCATCGGCGTAAACGGCCACATAGGCTTCAACGAGCCGGGCGATGAGCTCCTGACCGCCACCCACCTGACCGATCTTGCGCCCGATACCCTGGCAGCCAACGCCCGCTTCTTCGGGAGCATTGACGAGGTTCCCAGAAAAGCCATAACGGTGGGCTTAGGTACCATAATACAGGCGAAAAAAATCCTGCTTTTGGCCAGCGGCCCCGAAAAAGCCGCTATAATGGCGGAACTTCTGGATGATGATGCGGTTTCCACCAGGGTGCCTGCTTCGTTCCTGCTTCTCCACAGGGACGTCACCGTCGTGATGGATAAAGATGCGGCTGCCAAAAAAAGATAG
- the nagA gene encoding N-acetylglucosamine-6-phosphate deacetylase, producing the protein MKVLIKNARVITPFEVLDDHWVLVRDGSIAEVKKGREPGENFDLVVDAGGNYLSPGFIDIHNHGSYGRDFMEATPGALETIAEFHLKNGVTGFLATVLTAPFEEMKRAIKNAAGFIKIQGPDKARAKLLGIYVEGPYFSTAKRGAQPAEYIRKPDTAELDELLRLSENSIRVVALAPEAAGAEDAISFLRERGIVAAMGHTNATYDEAKRGIDLGVTLVTHTFNGMRGFDHREPGAAGAALTDERVYCEVICDGIHLHPAAVRLILRAKGKDRIVLVSDAMMACGLSDGEYTLAGQKVIVRNGEARLQDGTLAGSTLTLDRAVRYMVRTIGVSLCEAVRMASLNPAGAIGLSQKKGSIEVGKDADMIIFDDEIRVKWAMVEGVPFSFSEKI; encoded by the coding sequence ATGAAGGTGCTGATAAAAAACGCCCGGGTGATAACTCCCTTCGAGGTGCTGGATGACCACTGGGTTCTGGTTCGGGACGGCAGTATTGCGGAAGTGAAAAAAGGGAGGGAACCCGGTGAAAACTTCGACTTAGTGGTGGATGCAGGGGGTAACTACCTGTCGCCCGGTTTTATCGACATCCACAATCATGGAAGTTACGGCAGAGACTTTATGGAAGCTACACCCGGGGCTCTGGAGACCATAGCTGAATTTCACCTGAAAAACGGCGTGACCGGGTTCCTGGCGACGGTACTCACGGCACCTTTTGAGGAGATGAAAAGGGCGATAAAAAATGCGGCAGGTTTTATAAAAATCCAGGGGCCTGATAAAGCGAGGGCAAAGCTTTTGGGAATTTATGTGGAAGGGCCGTATTTTTCAACTGCAAAAAGGGGAGCCCAGCCCGCAGAATACATAAGGAAACCCGATACGGCCGAACTGGACGAACTCCTTCGCCTTTCGGAAAACAGCATCCGGGTGGTGGCGCTGGCTCCGGAAGCCGCCGGCGCCGAGGATGCCATATCCTTTCTAAGGGAAAGAGGTATCGTGGCCGCCATGGGCCACACCAATGCCACCTACGATGAAGCAAAGCGCGGGATAGATCTGGGCGTGACCCTGGTAACCCATACCTTCAACGGCATGAGGGGGTTCGACCACCGGGAACCCGGGGCTGCCGGTGCGGCGCTGACCGACGAAAGGGTTTACTGCGAGGTTATATGCGACGGCATACACCTGCACCCAGCGGCGGTCAGGCTGATACTAAGGGCCAAAGGAAAGGACAGGATCGTCCTCGTATCCGATGCGATGATGGCCTGCGGGCTTTCCGACGGAGAGTACACCCTGGCCGGTCAGAAGGTTATAGTGAGAAACGGCGAGGCGAGATTGCAGGACGGAACCCTGGCAGGCTCCACCCTTACCCTGGACAGGGCGGTGCGCTACATGGTGAGGACTATCGGAGTTTCGCTTTGCGAAGCGGTGAGGATGGCGAGCCTGAACCCTGCCGGGGCGATAGGGCTCTCGCAAAAGAAGGGCAGTATAGAGGTGGGAAAGGATGCGGATATGATCATATTCGACGATGAGATAAGAGTAAAATGGGCTATGGTGGAAGGAGTTCCTTTTAGCTTTTCAGAGAAAATATAA
- a CDS encoding DMT family transporter, with product MNLDKVKGYLAGVGFSSIFGFSFMFTKNALERVDPFRFIGFRFALAAFTIGLLAATGVIKFSLRGKSLAPLLAVAFLQPVCYFTFETMGVNLTSSSQAGMMMALIPIFVAILSALVLKERPSLAQAFFIILSVTGVIIIAAFQGVNGGGANLHGLLFLTGAVLSAAFYNIASRRFSTKYTPFEVTFVMMWVGALFFNTVAFILHLKSGNPGTFLAPLTDGRVLVSLFYLGIGSSVIAFFLVNYSLSRLSASQSAVFSNLTTVISILAGVAFRGEPFFWYHAAGALMILAGVWGTNYFSRSPEQTKKSPGFGESSSIE from the coding sequence ATGAATTTAGATAAAGTCAAAGGCTATCTTGCAGGAGTGGGTTTTTCATCTATTTTCGGGTTTTCCTTCATGTTCACCAAAAACGCTTTGGAAAGGGTGGACCCCTTCCGATTTATAGGTTTCAGGTTTGCCCTGGCAGCTTTCACTATCGGGTTGCTGGCGGCTACGGGCGTGATAAAGTTTTCGCTAAGGGGTAAGAGCCTTGCGCCCCTTCTCGCGGTCGCCTTTTTGCAGCCCGTCTGCTACTTCACATTTGAGACCATGGGGGTAAACCTCACTTCTTCTTCACAGGCCGGCATGATGATGGCACTCATCCCTATCTTCGTAGCCATTCTCAGCGCCCTCGTGCTGAAAGAGCGTCCCAGCCTGGCCCAGGCTTTTTTCATCATCCTCTCGGTAACGGGTGTGATTATCATAGCCGCCTTTCAGGGTGTAAACGGCGGTGGAGCCAACCTGCACGGGCTTTTGTTCCTCACCGGAGCCGTGCTCTCAGCAGCTTTTTACAACATTGCCAGCCGGCGCTTTTCCACCAAATATACGCCTTTTGAAGTCACTTTTGTAATGATGTGGGTGGGGGCTCTTTTCTTCAATACCGTGGCTTTTATACTGCACCTGAAATCGGGGAATCCGGGCACTTTTTTAGCTCCTCTCACCGACGGCAGGGTCCTGGTATCCCTCTTTTACCTGGGGATAGGCTCTTCGGTGATCGCCTTTTTCCTGGTGAACTACTCGCTGTCGCGGCTTTCCGCATCCCAATCGGCGGTGTTTTCAAACCTGACGACGGTCATATCCATCCTGGCCGGCGTGGCTTTTCGCGGTGAGCCCTTTTTCTGGTATCACGCTGCCGGTGCCCTAATGATCCTGGCCGGTGTGTGGGGAACCAACTATTTTTCGCGGAGCCCTGAACAAACAAAAAAATCCCCGGGGTTCGGGGAATCCTCTTCAATAGAATAA
- a CDS encoding BlaI/MecI/CopY family transcriptional regulator gives MKKLQRISDAEKQIMEYIWKAGRPVTTSEIMRNLPEDKAWKQNTVVTFLTRLMKKGILKATRIGKANYYEPCVTEQEYRNFVTKQFINDVHKGSVLGFITALCDNGDLTKEDIESILKRLKE, from the coding sequence ATGAAAAAGCTACAAAGGATATCTGATGCGGAAAAACAGATTATGGAATACATTTGGAAAGCCGGGCGCCCGGTTACAACTTCGGAAATCATGCGAAATCTACCGGAGGACAAGGCATGGAAGCAAAACACGGTGGTTACTTTTTTGACCCGTTTGATGAAAAAAGGGATACTTAAGGCGACCAGGATAGGAAAAGCCAACTATTATGAACCTTGTGTAACGGAACAGGAATACCGGAATTTTGTAACAAAGCAATTCATAAACGATGTTCATAAAGGCTCCGTATTGGGCTTTATAACCGCTTTGTGCGACAATGGCGATTTGACGAAGGAAGATATTGAAAGCATTTTGAAACGCCTGAAAGAATAG